TTCACGGGGTGCGGTATTGCTCGTATAGCGTGTTCAATCATGGCACACTGCGAGCGCATGGAGTATACCCCGTTCTGGAGACGATCGATGGCAGCTCATCGGTATATTTCCAGTCCTGTTCACACCCGGGAATCAAGGAATATGTGCAGCGGCTGGGGGAAGGGCTATACCCGCTCCACGGGCAAATCGGGCTCGACTTTGTCGAAACGAGAGACAGGCTGGTGACTATTGACTGCAATCCGCGGGCGACAAGCGGCATCCATCTCTGGTCTGGGAGGCCGCAGCTCGCCCGCGCGTTTATAAGTAGCGTGGATGAATTCACTGCTCCTTCGCGGGGACGACTGGGCACGGAGATCTGTCGCCAGGTTTTCCCGGGGATGCTGATGTGGGAGCGCAGGGGCGTGAATATGAAACGGTATCTGAAGCACATGTGGCGGCTTGTTAGGGCGAGAGATGTTGTTTGGGATTGGGCGGATGTGATGCCTTCGCTTGCGTCGCCGGTGCTTCTTACGTACTACTATATTTTGTGTAGGCGGCATCGCTTGCAGTTGCAGGATTTGTTCCAGTGGCATTTGATATGGGAGCCTACGGAAGAGTCGTtgaaggatatcaaggagctggatggggGACAGGGGGTGAATCCGCAAGAGATAGGTAGTTGATGAGCATTCAATGGGTATATTCCGGCCATTTCTGTATTtatttctgtatttatatatcCAATACTGTCAAGCGTAGTGATACAATATGTGACTGTTGCCTAAGGCCATCATGACATCGCTTTGACGTCTTCCGGGCTTCTCTATATATGGACAGTGCGCCCAGACTGTTAAGGTACAAGAACCGCAACAATGCCCACCCCACTGCCATATCCCAGCAAGCTGACATATCATGAAATCGCCAATCTGGCCTGGAAGGTCATCGCAGCCTGTAGGCCTCTCCATTGAACCCACACATCTTGTAAATACTGACATCTCGTAGTAGGAGTAGGCATCTACGCCGCCGTGAAATTCCCATTTACGGGCAACGACAACACAAAGACCTTCCGCGCTTATGTCTCTCATGCCTTTCTAAGGCAAATTACAAAAAGGCTATCAATACGCCAGATCCAGTCAGTTCTCCATGTTTGTCGTTTGGTGGATGTTTAGAACTTTAGTCACTGACGCATACGTCATAGACTCACAACAACAGGAACCTCGTACAGCGAATTTGCAAAGTCAAGGGAGATAGTTCCCTACACCTCCCGTTGGGGAGAAAACGGTCATGGATACTGGGTTgggagcagcagcgccgcCTATGTCCTGGTGTGGTTTCACGGTATGCTGGCCgttctttatattataaatattaagtagaAGTAATGAACTGACGAGATATACAGGCGGGAACTACTACTCGCCAGCACACCCAGCATACTTCGACTACCTCAATGGTATAGCGGAAACGGTGTGCAGCAGCATAGGAAACCAGTTCGCCGTCCTTGTTCCGCCATACACATTAGCCCCGCATGCAAAGTATCCATGCCAGTTGCGCGAAGGACTCGATGTCCTGCGGTATCTGGTAGAAgttgaaggaaaagagcCCGGAAAAATCATTCTGGGAGGAGACTCTGCGGGGGGAAACCTAGTGCTTGGAATTCTTTCCCACCTGTCGCATCCTCATTCTGATCCAGATATTCCCGCAGGTCCTTATATACAAGAGGACTTGGCTGGTGCTTTGCTGATGGGTCCATGGGTGACATTTGACCAGTCCTGGCCGTCCATTGAACGGAATACTGACCGGGACTGTATCTCTCTAGTCCCCTCGAGCATCAGTGCAGAGAACTGGCTAGGCGAGAAGCCCTTGGATAACTATAATGAGCCTCTGCGAGCGCCGGTGGATTGGTGGAGTAATGTAAAAGCGAGGCAGCTGCTACTTATTGCTGGTGAAGATGATCTTATGGTGGACTCGCATGAAGCATTTGCAGCAAATCTCAAGGTGGGGTTCTTCTACTTCACAGATAAGTTTGGATTTCTAGCATACTGATAACAATTATTCAGATATCGAACCCCCATAAAACTGAGGTTGTTGTCGCACGTGGGGAAGGTCATATTGCGCCGATTCTGAATTTGATGCTGGGGGATCAGTCTGAGTTTCAATCTACCAGGGCTATGAAGAAGTGGCTATTGTCTATTGTTGAGTAAGAGTGTGTGTCTACGCGTCCTATTTAAATTGGTTTACTCTGTATTGACCGTTATAATGTCTACTGCAATACCCTATGCACTCCTGAATCAAGTTCATTAAATCCATAACGAGACAGTTGTAATGATAAAATCTTACCACATAACCAATAACCATTACAACCTGGGTATCGATCCTCGAAATACCTACTGACACGTCACATTAAAATCCCATCCGGCTGAATCCAAAGCCTAGGAACTGGAAGGCCACGGACCTGTATCACCGGAGCACATCGGCAACTCCTGTTACACAACTCCTCAGCTCCGACTTTGAGCTGCCCGCCAGATCCCATGAGCACGGTCTCTGGGGCGCTGTGGACTCGACATTGGATACAATTCATCTCCATTGGCTCGACTTTGTGATGAGCCGTGCTGATGCGCGTCCAGCTTACTTTCATTATCAACCAACGCTTCCGGGATTTCGGAACTGCGCTGTTAAAACCAGTCCTGAGGCCTGAACCGGACTACATGAATAAACAGTGCCAGCTTTGACTCGGAGGTGAGGTTGTCGTGCTACTAAACCAGCACCCGACGGGATACAGAATCTGAATCTGAGCCGGAGGCGGAATAAGTATGTGCGTCAAGACGGAGGGCGTTTTCGTCGGAAGAGACGAGGTAGACCCCATCTCCGGCTTCCGATAATCCATAATAAGACTACTGTCAGCATGACAGGCGTCCAAGCATATAAGGTAGTGAGATTTGCTTGCCCAACCTATATCCATGTCAACAATCCTGGCCTCTGGGCTGTAGCCACTAGAAGGCTTGTATTGCAGTTCCGGAAAGACCGGTTTGCACGTTTATAAAAGTCGGGATCTCGCCGGCTTGACTGCCTGACGGAATATCCCATCTTCTTGGACGCTACCCTGGCCATCGCATAGTTCCTTATTCTCTTACAACAAGGAAATGTACCTCCGCATATCGGCAGTCATTATCTCCCTCATCTTTCTGTTTACCGTACTCAAGAAAACTATTTTAACGCACGATACCGGAAGACAGAGTTGTCGATGCCCGCCACATGAGCCCTGCTGGCCATCTACCAGCGAGTGGAATCTGTTCAACGAGAGCATCAATGGCCGCTTGATCCATCTCCGACCCGTAGGCGCCGTCTGCCACGGGCAGGAATTCAACGACGATGCGTGCAACTATGTGAAAGAGCGCGCTAATAACTCTGCATGGCGAGCATCCGAGCCAGGTATGCCCCTACCCCATTATCATTATCCGTGGCCAATAAAGTTAAAAGAGCATGATAGCCACTCTACAGTCCGCAAACTGGGAAAGTAGCTGGGACGGATGCGGCAGCTGCGATATCTCATCGTACATAGACGAGCCCTGCCACCAGGGCCGGATCCCAGTCTACGCCGTCCTCGCCGAATCGGCCTCTGAGATCCAAACAGCCGTCCGATTCGCGAAACGGCGCAACCTCCGCCTCGTCGTAAAGAATACCGGGCACGATAGTATGGGGAGATCGAGTGGGCCTGCATCTCTGCAGATCAACACGAATCGGTTGAAGAGTATAGAGACTGTCTCGGACTTTATACCACATGGCGGAAGTGTTTCCCTGGGACAGGCGGTGACGCTTGGTGCGGGCACGTTGGCGTTGGAGATCTCCCAGGTTGCTGTGGATGAGGGATTCAAtatccttcttggcctttGTACCactgttggtgttgctggtGGGTTTATACAGGGTGGTGGTGCGTCCTTGCTAAGCCCAACGTATGGGCTGGCCTCGGACAATGCGCTGGAGTTTAATGTCGTTACGGCGGAGGTACTATCCACCTACTTTCATCAAAGAACAATACTAACGAGTATGTAGGGAGACTTCGTCGTGGCAAACGAGGTCCAGAACCAAGATCTCTTTTGGGCATTGCgaggtggaggcggcggtaCATTTGGCATCACTGTCAACACCACGATACGCACATTCCCAGATATCCCAGGAATAGTCTTCACCCTCACAGCGGCAATCTCTCGACAAGACGAGCAGTTCCCAGATGTAGAACATGCACTGTGGGAATTCGCAACAGaggtcatcaacatcctACCAGACCTAAAACGATCAGATAACAGAACAGGCGCTGCCATTGTTTCTGGTATCCAGGAAGACGGTGTCCAGGTTGTCACAGAGATCCTCTTCCCAAATACCAGTGACACTACCTCCGTACAAGACCAGATCGCTCCATTGCTCGCCAGACTAGCCGACCTCGGATTCTCATCCGTCTACACAGCCAACACAACCCTATACCCGCAGATATCGACCTACTTCAACCAACCCAGACCCCTCGATCTCGCCGGCACAGGCCGAATCGAAGGCTCAgtcctcatctcctcaacccttttctcctccccctccggCACACCCCACATAACTCACGTCCTCACAAACCTCACCTACCGCGTCGGCGACCTAATCGAGATATTCCTCTCAGGCGGGGGCCAAGTCCGCGCAAACAAGGGGATTGTCAATAGCGCCGTCCTCCCGAACTGGCGCGAGTCCGAGATGCTAATTACATTCCGCCGAATAATGCCGTCCAGTGCCACCACGAAGCACTTCGTCGATAGCCAGATGCCGGTTCTGCGGGGGCTGGAGACGCCGCGGATGGGGTCGTTTGTGAACACGGCGGATCCCGATGAGCCGGATTTCCAAAGGGCGTTTTGGGGGGAGAATTATCCGCGGTTATACCAGACCAAAAAAAGGTGGGATCCGGATGGGCTGTTTATTGTGAATCTGGGGGTGGGGAGTGAGGGGTGGGATAGGGAGGGGATATGTCGGACTGGAGGGAGTGAGTCGAGGGAATATCTCTGATGTGATGATTCCTAGAAAAAAAGTACACTGTTCATTTATTGATCATGTATATCCGGATCCAACATATCAGCATAAACAAAAAGCGCCCTCGTAATCAAATCCACCGCATTCCACGTCCTGAATCCCTGGAGAATCAAcgcccaagccctaaccGCCTTTGACGCCAGGAGCTGCGGCATAGTATCAATAGACTTCGGATCCCCATCTGGAGTAGAAGATTCTACTTCGCGCAGTGTCTCCTTGA
This sequence is a window from Aspergillus puulaauensis MK2 DNA, chromosome 6, nearly complete sequence. Protein-coding genes within it:
- a CDS encoding uncharacterized protein (COG:S;~EggNog:ENOG410PKIT;~InterPro:IPR003806,IPR013815;~PFAM:PF02655;~go_function: GO:0005524 - ATP binding [Evidence IEA];~go_function: GO:0046872 - metal ion binding [Evidence IEA]), whose product is MKMKLHHKEKESHPPHILLTNGRFPVSLDLARQLTLAGCKVYCVDPMKYHVCRFSTAVAGSKVVPAPRTDTHGYIAGVKDAVAAWEIDHILPMHEEEFYLAESKDPTILGKLFSPPWSLLVCLHSKGHYTRIARACGLDTPDTYFCRSMDDVRRLDTVNKEWALKPVFGRANTNVYHLKPGQPIPPNIPVSEKVQYVAQEWIHGVRYCSYSVFNHGTLRAHGVYPVLETIDGSSSVYFQSCSHPGIKEYVQRLGEGLYPLHGQIGLDFVETRDRLVTIDCNPRATSGIHLWSGRPQLARAFISSVDEFTAPSRGRLGTEICRQVFPGMLMWERRGVNMKRYLKHMWRLVRARDVVWDWADVMPSLASPVLLTYYYILCRRHRLQLQDLFQWHLIWEPTEESLKDIKELDGGQGVNPQEIGS
- a CDS encoding uncharacterized protein (CAZy:CE10;~COG:I;~EggNog:ENOG410PR6J;~InterPro:IPR029058,IPR013094;~MEROPS:MER0043003;~PFAM:PF07859;~TransMembrane:1 (o20-39i);~go_function: GO:0016787 - hydrolase activity [Evidence IEA]); translation: MPTPLPYPSKLTYHEIANLAWKVIAALGVGIYAAVKFPFTGNDNTKTFRAYVSHAFLRQITKRLSIRQIQLTTTGTSYSEFAKSREIVPYTSRWGENGHGYWVGSSSAAYVLVWFHGGNYYSPAHPAYFDYLNGIAETVCSSIGNQFAVLVPPYTLAPHAKYPCQLREGLDVLRYLVEVEGKEPGKIILGGDSAGGNLVLGILSHLSHPHSDPDIPAGPYIQEDLAGALLMGPWVTFDQSWPSIERNTDRDCISLVPSSISAENWLGEKPLDNYNEPLRAPVDWWSNVKARQLLLIAGEDDLMVDSHEAFAANLKVGFFYFTDKFGFLAY
- a CDS encoding FAD-binding oxidoreductase (CAZy:AA7;~COG:S;~EggNog:ENOG410PMRM;~InterPro:IPR006094,IPR036318,IPR016166,IPR012951;~PFAM:PF08031,PF01565;~SECRETED:SignalP(1-25);~go_function: GO:0016491 - oxidoreductase activity [Evidence IEA];~go_function: GO:0050660 - flavin adenine dinucleotide binding [Evidence IEA];~go_function: GO:0071949 - FAD binding [Evidence IEA];~go_process: GO:0055114 - oxidation-reduction process [Evidence IEA]), which translates into the protein MYLRISAVIISLIFLFTVLKKTILTHDTGRQSCRCPPHEPCWPSTSEWNLFNESINGRLIHLRPVGAVCHGQEFNDDACNYVKERANNSAWRASEPATLQSANWESSWDGCGSCDISSYIDEPCHQGRIPVYAVLAESASEIQTAVRFAKRRNLRLVVKNTGHDSMGRSSGPASLQINTNRLKSIETVSDFIPHGGSVSLGQAVTLGAGTLALEISQVAVDEGFNILLGLCTTVGVAGGFIQGGGASLLSPTYGLASDNALEFNVVTAEGDFVVANEVQNQDLFWALRGGGGGTFGITVNTTIRTFPDIPGIVFTLTAAISRQDEQFPDVEHALWEFATEVINILPDLKRSDNRTGAAIVSGIQEDGVQVVTEILFPNTSDTTSVQDQIAPLLARLADLGFSSVYTANTTLYPQISTYFNQPRPLDLAGTGRIEGSVLISSTLFSSPSGTPHITHVLTNLTYRVGDLIEIFLSGGGQVRANKGIVNSAVLPNWRESEMLITFRRIMPSSATTKHFVDSQMPVLRGLETPRMGSFVNTADPDEPDFQRAFWGENYPRLYQTKKRWDPDGLFIVNLGVGSEGWDREGICRTGGSESREYL